GACACTAAAGTAAGACAAACCATTTGAACCCTTATCTATGCCCTAAATGCCACTAAAGTATCACAAACTATTTGAACCCTTATCTATGCCCTAAATGCCACTAAAGTATCACAAACTATTTGAACCCTTATCTATGCCCTAAATGCCACTAAAATATAACAAACGATTTCAACCCAAATTAATCCACACAAACCttataaatcacaaaaaaatcttaataatcATAATAAATCTTAATAATCAAAACACATACAAGTTTACTCTAAAACCCAACCCGAGTGGAAGAAACGTTTGCcttaaaaataatcttatataaGACCATCAAATAGCCAGAAACCCTACATATTCCATCGTTTGTTTCTTCTacttctctttaaaaaaaaacctctgTTTCCTTCTCAATAAAGAATGACTAACATGAATAACAATGAAGGGATCCCTTCCAGATGCTGGTGTGGGAAGGGGATTGTCACTTATGTTTCAAAAACAGAGGAGAACCCATACAGACGATTCTTCAGATGCGAGATTGGTATACAGGTAAATCTGTAATTACTTATTCATCATTATTCTATATGATAAGAGAATAAACAGATGTGAGATTGacttgtttttgtgttttcaaacagagaaagaaagaagagcatCTTTTTAAGTGGGTCGACGAGGCTCTGTTTAATGAGATTCACCGGATGGATGACCATCAGGCGAGAATTGCTGAGGAAATTAAAGATCTGAGGAGTTCTATGAAGAAGACAGCTGAGGAGGAAGTTATGAAACAGAAGAGTTCGCTCCATGTAGGTTGTGTAGGATCCATTCTCAGTATTTTATGTCTCTGGTCCAAATATGATTGATattgtaatggttctttgattcaAGTTACATTGTCAGAGATTAAACCAATCTGATTTCCAGTTTTATCGTCATGTATCGAACAAATGTGAAAATAAAACATCTATTGAATTCTATTGTTAAGACCTAAACGATTTCCACTTGCACGATTTGACATGAACAAACTGAAACATAACTTCCAAAAACGAGAAGAACAAAATGCATAGTCTCTGAAACATAAAATTCTATTGTTAAACAATCTTGAAATATGCATCAAACTGAATTCaacatgaaaaaaatgaaacataacTTGcataaaacaagaagaaagaaacacatagtctctgaaACATAACTTGCATAGAACGAATTGAGAATCCTATATTGCTCTATCACATGTCCTCTTGTTGTGACCTTCAATCCCACATCGACTGCATTTCCGAACTGTAGAGCCTTGAGTTCCTTGTCTCGTATCTGCGTTTCTTTCTCCTACCTGCAGCTCGTCTACTCTCTGGAGGAAGGATTTTCGACTTCTCCACATGAGATGGAACATTCCATGCATCTTCGGGGACGCTAATATGATTTATGCTTTCTTCATAAGCAGAGCGCCATGAGGCAGTTGTGTACATGTCATATGTGAGTGTGTGTGTGGTCTTATTCCAACACTGAAGCCTGCTTTTATGGCGTGTCGGCATGGGATTTTCATCAGATCAAATTTCCCACAAGAACATGTGCGTCTGACCAAGTCAGCCGAGTAGTCGAAAGTGTCACCTTGAACTAAAAACCTATGATCGCTAACTGGAAAGACCTTAAACATTTTACCCTTCTCAATCCTTCTGtcaatcttcttctccacaaCAATGGTCAGTGGCTTCGAATGCTTAGAACTTAAAGTTCTACCTTTGAAAAACCATCAAATCATCATTTTCCTAATGCTGTCCAACAAAGGTATCACTGGAAACTCTCTAGGCGTACGCAAAGCAGCATTTTTCGACTCCGCAGGGTTAGTAGTCCTAATATCATATATGTAACTCGGAAACTGACAACGAGCCCACTTCCTCACATCGGCATCTATGAGATACTTTCCAATTTCAGGACTAATAGCGAAAATAGCAGTGAACACCTTACGAAATCAGCAGCTCGATAAGCTTTAGAAGCCTTTGCAACCAAACCAGCTGCACCTTTCCCGCTGAAATATGTTACAAACATTATTCAGCAAGTGGTGAATGCAAATTCCATGATGAGCTTGCGGGTACACTCTCGCAATAGCTTTAGCAATTGAGGAATTCCTATCAGACACAAAAGCTAAACTATGGTCGTCAGCAATGACCACATTAAGTTGTCTCATAAACCAGTTCCACGCGAGGTCATTCTTTGAGTCGACAACTCCAAAGGCAATAGGATATAAACTCGAGTTTCCATCTAATGCAGTAGCAACTAGTAATACTCCTTTGTATTTGCTCTTCAAAAACGTCTCATCCACCACAATAACTTTTCAAATTGCATCATAGAAACCGCGAACACTCTGACCAAACGAGATGAAGAGGAATCTGAATCTCCCTTTTGTATCCGTTTCATAAAACGTGTGTGACCCTGGATTTGCTTCCTTCATCATGTGCAAGTATTTGGGAATTTTTTCATAACCTTTCTCTGGAATACCTTTCATTGCGTTGATTGCATATTCGCGTGCATCCCACGCCAAAGAATAGGATATCTCAACTCCATATACCATACGCATATACTGGATTATATCATTCGATATCAGCCCTTCTTTAGCAGTTTCATACTTATGCATAATCATAGTACCCACTGTTTTTGCTGAAGCTGTCCTAACAGAACCCTTCCTATTGGATGCAGCACATGAATGATCAGGTACATActttttgatgataaaatacGATGAGCCTGTTAATCCCTCTGCACAAACACGCCAGCTGCAATCATCATCTGAGCAACGAATGTACCACACTTTTTTATCTGATCTGGCAACCACGTAGTCGAAATTATGTTTCATTGCACATATTTCGAATGCTGCCTTCAAAAGTGTTTTGGAANNNNNNNNNNNNNNATCTTCATTGATCTTCTCTTTGTCACACTTTTTGTCATCTTCACTGTCAGGTAACTCAACATCTTCTTCTGAATCCATATCAGCTGCATCGTCAGACTCCATATCACTTGAGTCGTCAGAATCCATAGGCTCTTCCTCTCTGTTAGGCGACTCAATACCTTCTTCCGCTATGTTAGGGGCTTGAGTACTCACACAAAACTGCGTCGAAGCTTTGTTCTTtacatatgtaagaaaatttCTAACTTGCCGATCATTGGTGATGATAACAGGTGGTGAGTAGATGCTACTGATCAAATCGGAAGGTAAATAACTCAGCTCTATATTGACCATGTTTACATCAATTCCAAAGTCTTCACACACCATAACCTTTGGGTTTTCAAAGCTTGAACCTGTGTCCAAAGTAAGTAACCtgcctcttttttcttcatcaacaaGAAATCCCCATCCATTGTTCATCGACGATTTCCACAAACCACATGAAGCATAGATGTTaatcttcatatttttgaaatgacAAAAGTTTGGAAGAactaaaaaatgaagaagaatttCCATGTTTAACTTCAGAAATCGTGctatgttgaagaagaagactagattttagggaaaaaaaattaaaaaaggaaataaaaaaaaattaaaagatttacTGAATATTTCCTAACCGTTTTTGGCTAAATTTTcggattttgtaattttattaggTAGAATTTGCATTCTATctgtttagaaattagaagGTCTGGTAGAATATTGTATATCACCAATGTAGACAAAAAGACAATATGAATAATGCATTTCCTACCTTAgtagattaattaatttttgtagcGCATCAAATCTACCAGTTATGTAGAACATAGAGGGAATGAGGATTTTATATTCTTCTGTAGTAGTTGTTAATGTTTTCGGTGTATTGCGCATTCTACGGTTGGTAGATCACTATGTCTTTGTTAGATTATATATTCTAAACCTCCGTAGATGGTAGATCTGATTTTCTAACACTTTTACCTCATTTTTGAAATTACTAATCAAACATTTTTTgaatccaaatatatttttcttatatacagtTGCTTATCTACATCAAATACACTATTTTTCCAGATTTTTTtgcattctaaaaaaattgatatgaatttttatatacaaaaagggTAGTGAATGTCCAAAAGTGACAAAAGTTGATTTTATTCTAAGGGGACAATACTTTAGTTTAGTTATTCTATATTGCCAATTTTCCCAAAGTTTTAtaatgaaacaaacaaaaagatgcATAAGAAAGTTGCTCAAAAAGATGCATTAAAACAAGAGTTGtaaaaaatgattaagaaacatcaaaatatcttatatcaaTGAAAAGGAGAAAAGAGGCCGAATTTACGTAATTGCATAAGTATATCAGATACAATCGGATACTTGTTCGGATACTGGGTAATAATACCCGATCCGATCCAGTACCAGAAGCTTAAACAAAATCATATCTAGTCGGGTATTTCTTTATATCCGCCGATGCAAAACCGAATTTTTCGGATGGGCATCGGTTCGGATCTTAGGATCCGGGAAATATGCCTAAGCCTAACTAGTACATGTGTTTGTATATAATTGCTTACCCTTTATAAGTATATGAGTGACGTTAGCCTCTctcaaaaagagagaaacaaaacccaaaaccttaaaGTTGAAAATCCCCACAAACACACAGTTCTCAAAGTTGTTAGTTTCTTCCTTCTTGGCTGGTGTTTAGAGAGTACTAAGCATGGATTTGCAGAGAGCTATGGTGTTCTCGTGTTGGGTTCTGTCTCTTTTGATCATCGAGACGTCAGGGTATCGCGATCAGCTGTTTCAGCCGCTGGAAGCTGAAAACGCAAACGCGATGACCATGGTGATGGAGCGAGGTTTACAGACGCGGCGGCCGGAGCACAAGAACGCATATGCGACGATGATGTACATGGGAACTCCAAGGGACTACGAGTTTTACGTTGCGACACGTGTCTTGATCAGATCGCTCAAAGGTCACCATGTTAACGCTGATATCGTCGTTATCGCCTCCCTCGACGTTCCACTCAACTGGATTCACAACCTGTAAGTGTCTTCTcatcttcttattcttttcacCCCCGAAACACTTCCGTTTTAATTggtttaaaacattttttttaacttttaattaagtAATATCATAAAATTCCCAACCTtgtataaattacaaaaatgttaaaagtcaAATTGTTAATATCTAAATAGAGGAGAACATGGAAGAGCAGTGTGCGGGTAACAGCctgaaaaaaattctaatattttcaaaaattagtaattATAAGTATTTTTAGCTTAGAAGCAACAAAGACGGCATAATAACAATTAAGATTATGCTTAGGACGCCTTGgctcttttgaaaacataaaataaaactgaaaatatccGAACAAGACAGTCTTAATAGCAGACGTGTTTCCACGACCTTTATAAGCTTTCTTGTCTATTTTATTCGTTTTTATCTCTAGGCTCTACCTATTGTTGATATCCCTATTCGAAAACGCAGCTGCCTAGAGGGCCGCGCTGTTCCGAGGTTGACTGCGGCGATTATCCTAAATTGGTGTAGTCAGGCGTTGACCCACGTAAGACCGTCTAATTTCCGCGTTGATCGCCTAATCCCGCGTTGACCAcctaagtttttatttttttatttttttatttttttccgtCCGTGTAAGTTAAAACacggttgattattttttactcactattgacagattttgtgtaattattcattactaaataattataattagctatcaaacccaaaacaaacacatacatactacATTTAGGGATTTTTTTCGTACCAAACCCACCATTTACGAATCAAAAAGAgactgtttaaaattatatataaaaaattatataattatgtctaagaacttgtatcatcatgtttaaaattagctaaatatattataaatatattaaattgtatttaaaactaggTCTCACATAATCCCCGAGTATTCTCCGATTTTTCGATAATTCGCTAGGTCCGAAATTACCGTCTGACTAGTGGATACGTAGTTCCTAACAGGGGTTGATATACAATTCTCTTAGCGATAATTAAATGGTTTCCTTCAAACATAGAAAGCTAACTTTTAAAGTTTTACTCCTTCCATTTCTTGAAAATGttgttttagagttttattttttgtttaaaagaaCTGTCGTTTTGtgttttcaatacaaaattttaaataaatatttatttttaaactcaATGTATTAGTGTATTAAttagaaagaattttttttaatgtgctGCAAAATCTTTCGGATGACACTTTttaaacagagggagtaatgaTCAATTCCGTTTTTGTCTACCATACTGCATCCTATGCGTATCACCCTTTTGATTTCTTATGCAAAACTTACACGGGTTAGGTGcaagtttaatgtttttttcttgataaaattgtttttaagccaaaaaaattgtaactatgTCGTGTTAGACTAATcttcatataatttatgtttcattatgttaattatttttaaaattgcaataatgtccttaatttcaattataagttcgaaattaaaattaacaaaattattgttaaatattaaaatataataaataattaaagtaattaaaataaaagaaaatgttaaaatccacataaaatgattattttctttccatatttttctgaaaaaataattttttcatatatggaaactgaatatttccaaatattttattctcATATTTTCGGAACTGGTTATTCTTATCCATAGAATACACTAAATCTGTAGAActcggtttttacaagtttttagatttatagtaatatgtagattttgatttctacaggttttagatttacagtaaatctgtagaaattgttttctacaggtttttagatttataataatGTGTAGATTTCGATTACTAtaggttttagatttattgTAATATGTAAATTTCGATTTCTACAAATTTAAGAGTGATAAGTTAAGCGctgaatgtgtattctaaatatttttaaagtactattatttacgtagatcacatattataaacatattagattcaatgaaaaaaatggatttcattttctacttcgtaCGTAGAATGTCAATTCTACTTTATGTAGAACAGAAtctgaaattatgatttaaacattttttagaacaggaaaaaataccactaagttctataagtattttattagtagttactatttttccaatttttttttgtttgtaaaactatttatttaatttatttcaaaaatactaaaaagcaCTAAAAGCAAAAATGATACGAAATAGAAATTAGTCTAATAGacaatagttactattttttttgcctaaaaacaattttcccaggTAAAGTGGAAATAAACTATATGATAAACAATAGTGGACTtgttgataattttaatttttaagagataagaaaagatattataaaaaagtaaatGGGGCTGTCAAATACCTTATTTTAGTAACTCATAGTTTCggtccttttaaaaaaaaattgttggtttTCCTTTTCTGAAAAGGGAAAAGtgtcaaattaattaaaaatacatttcttgcttaatacataatatttaaaaaacattcaaCTACAAGAAACTAAAAGCATCTCCGACGGAGGTTTGTAAATAGAGTTCTctgacataaaatatttaaaaacaaaataggaAAGAGAAATCAAAAAAGTTCTAAAACAAACCTCAGCAAGAACCGTATGAAAGACATTACACCCACTTATTTATCATGTCACCGGTCAATTGTTCTTtataagtttaattttaaataaataattaatttagattaaaaatacTAATACTTTATTAATAAGAATCTCAAATTAGCATATTTATGGTTGGAGGTGCTCTAATACAGTTCTCGAGggtttacaaaaacaaatacaatTCTCGAACAATAGATTCTTAATTAATACAGTTCACTAATGGGGGAGAACACCCTCAATGCTTAGTATCTCAAAGagatttctaaaatataaaatattgtatttcaaagcattttgtaattaaataaatttcagttgtttttaagaaaatgaaactAATTACACTTTGACAAATGGTACAAGAATCTCTTAAAACGTGTCATGAGTTCTCATTTTAGTCCAAAAAGTTTCTcccacctcttttttttttctttttaattctttctttttttgtaacattctttttcattttcttattatctttttaatacCTTCTTGAGATCTTACCAAGTTACCACTGAACAATGAACATGCTCTTATGTAGGGAAGAACTGGACGGAGCAAAAGTAGTGAGAGTAGAGAATCTGGAGAATCCATACAAGAAACAAACCAACTTCGACAATAGATTCAAACTTAGTCTGAACAAGCTCTACGCTTGGTCTCTCTCAAACTACGACCGTGTTGTTATGCTCGATGCCGACAATCTATTCCTCAAGAGCACCGACGAGCTCTTCCAATGCGGCTCATTTTGTGCTGTCTTCATCAACCCTTGCATCTTCCACACTGGCCTCTTTGTGTTGCAGCCATCAATGGAGGTCTTCAGAGACATGATTCGTGAGCTTGAAGTAAAAAGAGATAATCCTGATGGAGCTGATCAAGGCTTTCTTGTTAGTTACTTCTCTGATTTACTTAATCAGCCTCTGTTTCGTCCTCCTAATAACCGCAGCACCGTGCTCATCGGACATTTTAGGCTTCCTTTGGGGTATCAAATGGACGCCACTTACTATTGTAAGTGATCTCTATTCTCTCTCCATTTCAATAACCCCAAAGTTCAGGAACATTTTGCTAATCTTTGTGGATTATTATTAGACCTTAAACTCAGATGGAACGTACCGTGTGGACCAAACAGTGTAATCACATTCCCTGGAGCAGTCTGGTTAAAGCCATGGTACTGGTGGTCATGGCCTGTTCTTCCTTTAGGTATATCATGGCACCACCAACGCTGCTACACCATAAGGTATATTTCATTGCACATACCGAAACCCATACTAGTCTTCATAATCTCCATATCgctttgttataaattaaaaaaggctatatttaatatattatggaGCCACGTCTAAGTTTATAAATTTCTCACACTCCTCTTGCATTGCAGTTACTCAGCGGAGATGCCTTGGGTCCTAATCCAAGCAGTGTTCTACCTAGGAATCATACTAGTCACGCGTCTAACGCGTTCCAGCATGTCCAAGCTATGGCACCGACGTTCTGACAAGAATCTAACAGCTTTCAAGATGGTTGCACTCCTCTTGATCCTGTCAGCATACATTATACCCTCCTTCATCATCCCACAGACCATCCACCCGCTCATGGGTTGGTCACTCTACCTGACCGGTTCTTTTGCTTTCTCCTCCATTCCCATCAATGCTTTCTTGCTTCCAGTGCTCCATGTTTTGACACCGTGGCTTGGCATTCTCGGGACGCTCCTTGTGATGGCTTTTCCCTCTTATCCTGATGGTGTTGTTAGAGCATTGTCGATTTTCGGATATGCCTTCTGTTGTGCACCGTTTCTATGGGTCTCCTTTGTGAAGATCACATCCCATCTTCAAATTTTGATTGACAAAGAGGTTTTGTTTCCCCGGTTGGGTGAGTCCGGGAGTAGTTCTAGTCTCAGCAAATTGTATTGATTAATACGGTGGATTGCTTCTGTACATAAAGGTTAGAGAATATTAACAAATATGACATTggctttttcttcatttaataTCCTATCAAAGATATATCTCTCACATTTGTCTAGCTTTTTTCACTGGGATTAAAAGGAAATGCATGAGTGGAACTAAAGATTTCAAAAGAAAACGTAAGTACCTTTTGTTAAATTGAGTTCATTTTATGTATGATCGGCCCACTAGGACCACATTTCTCCACCAGAAGCTTAAAGGCTTAAAGCGCCTAAGGGTATGCCACATGCCCCACATTTATATGGCCAACGAGACCCGATTTACCAAAAACCATTCATCTCATGTTTTTGTTCGGATAACATAATGAAAtcatttgtccaaaaaaaaacataatgaaatCTTTTCCCTCTGtcttttctttaaaagaaagttgctccagttaagttaaaaatctaaacattaaacaaaactCTTCATCTTTATTATGGTGTCGACCGTCAGTGGATAAATGATTATTTAACTCTGAAAGTCAGGTAAGGGTAAACATGCAGAAACGTGATTTTAAAAGATGGATCAGGGATATTTCTGTAATAAATAAGGAAGTTACTTGGTGCCCATTAAAAAAGGTGTTATGTTTCTTTAGTGTCAAGACAGAAACATGAATGGTTCTGTATTAGTGTTATAAAACTACCACTACAAAGCTACGAATGCAGCTGGCGACAGAAACTGCAACCACAAAGAAAGTAGGAACCTaacagaataaataaaatatacttttttaccaaaaagataaaaataaactttgtttttaaaattttgaaaagtagCAACGAATAAGGTGAATGTAGACCGATATTCCAGAAATTTATATCCAGCCAGCGATAATGTATGTCTCCCATTTACTACATTTTAGCcaaatttctcaatttttttttggtttcctgAGATGTCTCATTGTTGACAAATAAATACTAGATATTTCATTATCTAGACATGGATTGTACCTTTacttatatacttttttttaaacacgaCCTTTATTTAgggattatttgtgaaataaccaaaaaacaatgggaaattagatttttagtaagaagataaagagagatagaaagagaaatgaggagagagagagactattttagttagtttgtgaatttgtgttttttttttatgtatattgaGTCTAATTTCTCTTTTACTTATCTACCTTTTCATTCAACTAGTCTATAAATGTTTAATACTCTCtccattttcttttaaatgacgttttagaatatttgttttgtttcaatataGTTGACGTTCCCAAACAATACGAAGTATAATGACATATGAGTTTATTGACCCTTATACTATTATTCTTTCAAAATGAAATGTGTGTCACCAGAGATGATAATGAATTGATGGAGAAGGGTATTAGAGATATTTTATTAGATGCCTTAATTTGTGTGAAACTCATAGAACATCatgtaaacaaaaaacagaggaagtattCGATGTGTTTCACAAAGCaatttattttgactttttctttttattacacaaatagtaacattttagagtttcaatgtaatttatatttactttaaccTTAACAGAAATTACAAAATGCATTGATCTTCAAAATaactttatttatcttaaatattattagttaaatagatgtaattaataaaaacataaatgtatttctatcattatcttaaattttatgaaacagAGGAGTATAACTATTCCATATAAATGTGATTGTTTCAATTTTTGGATGTTCACTCAAATGAACACATGAATGAACATTTGTTTGGCTTGgaaatttaaagaataaaacagaaaatgtaattgataacaaaattttgatcGAACCCAGGGCAGACCATAGGTATAGGTGAAACATTTGTAACATACacccaaattttttgaaaaaaattacatacaaataggttcctaaaaaaaatatttagaactccaaatttgtaaaaaaaaaaattttacaaagaAACAGCAACAGGTTCCCAAAATTTCAGGGGCGGTCTGATCGAACTGAATGTGTCAAGTTTGTAGAAACATGAAACTGCAGTTATATGACCGTTCAAATAAAACCTGCAGTCATAAAACAAAATCCAATCCTagtgattaccaaaaaaaaaatccaatcctagttcgaatttcaaaatattGAGACCCTAATCATATACTTGAACACATCACAAAGCTGAAagttgctttgttttttttttctctcattcGAAATAAGAGCAATGAGTACAATCAATAATCTCTCGGTATATTGGCAAACGATTTTTCAATCAATAATCGTTTTCttgtcaagtttttttttttaaaaaattgtttttttgtacATCATTTACCTTTATTAAGCTTCTAAACTCATCTATGCATTGGAGAAGTGCCTAGTCAATAAAAGGCAAAGCAACAACTTTCTTTTTGCTCTTTCGTGTCTCCTTTCGTCTCTCTTTTAAAcgattttacatttttaataaacaaaatttagcTGATTCTCTTGCAAGAACATGTATAATTCCAATCACAATATACACAGAACTTATCATTAAAAATTCCAATCTTTAGGATTAATTCGAGATTCTATACTCGGTAGTGGTCATCGTTGTCAGTCGAATTAAAAATAGTATAGTTTTCTCTAAATTGTTCtactaaaactaaataaataaagtttatcTTTACGTATCATTAGTAGTAGTTATCGTATGGACCAAAAGAGTAGAATGCTTGTTacctactctctctctctctctctaaaggaCAGAGAAACATAAAGTCTTTAGTTCTGTTCTTGTTTCATTTGGAAAATGCAGAAGCACAAATGCAAGCTCTGTTCCAAGAGTTTCTGTAATGGCAGAGCACTTGGAGGTCACATGAAGTCCCACTTGGTCTCATCACACACGCCAACTCGGAAGAAACTCAGCGACTCGGTGTattcgtcttcgtcttcttcagaAGGTAAAACTCTGGTCTACGGGTTGCGAGAGAACCCGAGGAAAAGTTTCCGGGTCTTCAGTCAAGATCCTGAGTCATCCATCGTTTACAACAGCGACACCGAACCTGAATCCGTAGACCCGGTTCGTAAACGGAGCAGGACAGCGGTttccaagaacaagaagaagaagaaaaggagtaAGAAGATGACGAGTCATATTAGCTCTCCCGAACCTGCGAGTTCTGTCTCCGATGGTTCTCAGGAACATGATTTAGCCATGTGTTTGATGATGCTCTCGAGAGACTCAAGGAAGATTGTGCTGAAGAAACCAGTTTTTGCAGTTGAAGAAACGAAGCCGGAAAAGAGACAATTCCCGGAGCTCCGCCGCTGTGTGATAGATCTGAATCTTCCTCCGCCGCAAGAAAACGATGTTACCACCGTAGTTTCGGTCATGTAAAACAGATGAGGGTTTCAGATATTATTGGATAcagtaaaaaaatcaaaacatcatGTTGATTTGTGGTTTCTTCAGGATCATTGATCTTTAAACTAGTAAACCATTTATTAGTTTGGAATCTTCGTATATCTCTATCAAACAATGTAAGACAAGAGATAAAACAAGCAACAAGTACTACTTCAAGATTTGTTCTTCAGTTTTTAGGGTCATCGATGatgataataatatattgttgGATCTTTGTTATCTCTCTATGATATTTAGAATTCTTGAGTTGATTCTTTTGCATGATCTTTGGATCTTggatatttgatttattaacgtgttttaaaagaaactttaatttcaactgtattttttttgtttacaccAGTGTGTGCTAGGCTGCTagtctttttttaataatgtaaatattattcTTGTCACGTGTAGCATCTGTGTGTCGGAACAACTAGTATACTTGTAAATACTCAAAACA
This Brassica oleracea var. oleracea cultivar TO1000 unplaced genomic scaffold, BOL UnpScaffold00875, whole genome shotgun sequence DNA region includes the following protein-coding sequences:
- the LOC106320297 gene encoding uncharacterized protein At4g04775-like, which codes for MTNMNNNEGIPSRCWCGKGIVTYVSKTEENPYRRFFRCEIGIQRKKEEHLFKWVDEALFNEIHRMDDHQARIAEEIKDLRSSMKKTAEEEVMKQKSSLHVGCVGSILSILCLWSKYD
- the LOC106320300 gene encoding putative glucuronosyltransferase PGSIP7 — protein: MDLQRAMVFSCWVLSLLIIETSGYRDQLFQPLEAENANAMTMVMERGLQTRRPEHKNAYATMMYMGTPRDYEFYVATRVLIRSLKGHHVNADIVVIASLDVPLNWIHNLEELDGAKVVRVENLENPYKKQTNFDNRFKLSLNKLYAWSLSNYDRVVMLDADNLFLKSTDELFQCGSFCAVFINPCIFHTGLFVLQPSMEVFRDMIRELEVKRDNPDGADQGFLVSYFSDLLNQPLFRPPNNRSTVLIGHFRLPLGYQMDATYYYLKLRWNVPCGPNSVITFPGAVWLKPWYWWSWPVLPLGISWHHQRCYTISYSAEMPWVLIQAVFYLGIILVTRLTRSSMSKLWHRRSDKNLTAFKMVALLLILSAYIIPSFIIPQTIHPLMGWSLYLTGSFAFSSIPINAFLLPVLHVLTPWLGILGTLLVMAFPSYPDGVVRALSIFGYAFCCAPFLWVSFVKITSHLQILIDKEVLFPRLGESGSSSSLSKLY
- the LOC106320296 gene encoding zinc finger protein ZAT9-like, translating into MQKHKCKLCSKSFCNGRALGGHMKSHLVSSHTPTRKKLSDSVYSSSSSSEGKTLVYGLRENPRKSFRVFSQDPESSIVYNSDTEPESVDPVRKRSRTAVSKNKKKKKRSKKMTSHISSPEPASSVSDGSQEHDLAMCLMMLSRDSRKIVLKKPVFAVEETKPEKRQFPELRRCVIDLNLPPPQENDVTTVVSVM